DNA from Desulfuromonas sp. AOP6:
GGGGGACAACACCAGGTTGGCGATGCGCACGACCTCGGTGATGGGGGCCCCGTCGCCCTGCGGACAGGCCCGCCAGAAACGGGAGAGATAAAGGGCGGCCAGGGCGAGGTGCTCTTCGATGGCCTGCCCGGCGGCGGTGCGCGCATCGATCAGACTCAGCAGTTCGAAGGTGTCGTTGTCAGCCTCGAACCCCGCCAGCAGATGGGAAAGCAGCCCCAGGGACTGGGCCTGGCGCAGTACGTCGGAGGCCACCCGGTGCCGGAAAAGCTCCATAAGCTCTTCCCGGATACGGGCCGGCGCCGCCTCGGCGATGAGGGGCGCCCGCTCATAGATGCCTTCGCGGGTCTGTTCGTCGAGGGAGAAGCCGAGCCGCGCGGCGAACTCGATGGCCCGCAGCATGCGCACAGGGTCTTCGGTGAAGCGAACGGAGGGCGAGCCGATGACGCGGATGCGGCCAGCCCGCAAATCTTCGAGCCCACCGACATAGTCAATAATGGAGAAATCGGCGATATCGTAAAAGAGGGCGTTGATGGTGAAGTCGCGGCGAAAGGCGTCTTCACAGGGTGTACCGAAGACGTTTTCGGCGAAGAAGAAGTGATCTTCGGGATTTTCCGGCAGTTCGTCTTCGCGCGGCAGGCGGCGAAAGGTGGCAACTTCCACCAGGCTGTCCCGGCCAAAACGGACATGAGCGAGCCGGAAGCGGCGCCCCACCAGAAAGCAGTTGCGAAACAGCTTCTTCACCTGGTTGGGGGTGGCGTCGGTGCCGATATCGAAATCTTTGGGCTTCCGTCCAAGCAGCAGATCACGGACGCTGCCGCCAACGAGATAGGCTTTGTGCCCATGGCCGCGCAGCCGGTAGAGAACTTTCAGGGTGTTTTCGTCGATCTGCTTGCGGGAGATAGGGTGTTCGCTACGGGGCAGGATAACAGGTTCGGCCGGGCAAAAGGGCATGTTATGGCGCTGTGGAGTCATGAAGGGATCGTTTCCTGGTGTTTTTCTCGCGGGGCGACTCGGGTCACCAACTCGACAATCTAGCAGAAAGTGCCGAAAGTGAAAAGGATTTATACCGAAAAAGCCCTCTGAACGTTGTATTTTCCGGCGAAACACCTTAGATTGACGGCTCGCGTCAACGGTTGTCCATCATCACGGAGAGAGCTCATGCCCTTCAATCTCATCGTCATCCTTGGCCCTACGGCTTCGGGCAAAACCCGCTTGGGCGTCGAAGTAGCGCGCGCCCTCGGCGGCGAAATCCTCTCCGCCGACTCGCGTCAGGTTTATACCGGCATGGATATCGGTACCGGCAAGGACCTGCAGGAGTACGGCGAGGTTCCCTACCATCTGATCGACCTGGTGCCGCCCGGTCATGAGTTCAACGTTTTCGAATTTCAGCGGCGCTTCTACCAGGCCTTTGTCGACATCAGCGAGCGAGGCGCCCTGCCGATCCTCGTCGGCGGCACGGGCCTCTATCTCGACGCCGTCCTGCGGGGCTACCGTCTGGTCGAAGTCCCTGAAAATCCGGTTCTGCGTCGGCAGCTGGCCGGCTTTCCGACCGAGGCCCTGCAACAGCGGCTGCTTGCGTTGCGGCCTCAGCAGCATAACAGCACCGACCTGGAGGATCGCGATCGCCTGATCCGGGCCATCGAAATCGCCGAAGGGGAGCTGGCCGCTGCCGCCGAGTTGCCGCCGCCACCCGACATCCGCCCCCTGATCTTTGGCGTGCGCTGGCCGCGGGAAGTGCTGCGGCAGCGCATCACCCGACGACTGCGGGAACGGCTGGAGCAGGGGCTGATCGAAGAAGTCGAAGGTCTGCGACTGGCGGGCGTTCCCTTCGAGACGCTGGAGTTTTACGGCCTTGAATACCGCTTTGTCGCCCAATTCCTCCAGGGGGAACTGCGCCGCAACGATATGGTGCAGAAACTCAACAGCGCCATCCATCAGTTCGCCAAACGGCAGGAGACCTGGTTCCGCCGCATGGAGCGGCAGGGGACGGCCATTCACTGGGTCGATGGCGGCGAGACCGCCACCGCAGCTATCCTCCAGCGGATCGGAGATGCCGGGGTATGATTCCAGCCGGCCTTGCCCGCTATCTGCGCAGCCGGGGCATTGACGGGCCCTGGGAACTGGAAGGGGCGGTCGGCCGCCGCTTTGCCGGCGCGGTCGTCATCCCTGCCCTGGCCGAAGGGGACACCCTCTTCGACACCCTGGCCAGCCTGGCCGCCGCGACACCACCGCCGCAGCCCTGGCTGACTATCGTCGTCGTCAACAACAGTCGCCAGACCGCCCCTCATCGCCAACAGGTCAACAGCGACGACCTGGCGCGTCTGCGCCATAGCGCTGGGGTTTTCAAGGGGCTGCCATTGGCCTGGGTCGATGCCGCCACGGCCGGCCGGGAGCTGGCCGACAAGGATGGCGTTGGCATGGCCCGCAAGATCGGCTTTGATTTGGCCCTCTCCCGCCTGGATTATGAAGGCGCCGTTCCCCTGCTGACCTCCCTTGACGCCGACACCCTGGTGCGGTCCGATTACTTCCTCGCCCTGCACCGGCATTTCCGCCAGACCAAAACCGGGGCCGCTGTCATTCCTTTTTGCCACCAGCCCGCTGCCAACGCAGAGGCACAGGGGGCCATCGATCACTACGAACTTTACCTGCACCACTATGCCCTTGGACTTGAGCTGGCCTCCTCCCCCTATGCTTTCTGGACCATTGGCAGCGCCATGGCCTTTCGCGCCGGCGACTATGCCCGCATGGGTGGCATGAACCGCCGCCAGGCCGGCGAAGATTTCTATTTTCTGCAGCAGATGGCCAAAACCGCCGGCGTGGCTCGTCTGCGCGGGACCGAGGTGTATCCCTCCTCCCGCGCCTCCGACCGCACCCCTTTCGGCACCGGACCGACGGTCGGTCGCCTGCTGGCCGGCGAGCCGGAGGCCGTGCGCTTCTACCACCCCGACTGCTTTCGTCTGCTGGCCCGTTGGCTGGCACTGGCCAAAACCGCACCGGCAGCGGCGTCGGCTGATCTGCTTGCCCGGGCCCGGGCTCTTTCCGCCGACCTCGGTGATTTTCTGGAGGCCAGGGCCTTCGGCCTGGTCTGGGAGCGCCTGCAACGCAATCATCCCCGGGAAGATGCTTTTCTGCGGGCTTTTCACGGCTGGTTCGACGGGCTGAAAACCCTGCAACTGATCCATTTTCTGAGCGATCGCCAATACGGCCGCCTCCAGCCCCGGGAAGCCCTGCCTCCCTTGCTGGTATGGGCTGGACTGCCCCCCGTCGAGCAAACCACGGCCCAGCTCCAGGCCCTGAGGCGTCATGCCTACGGACCCACGGCCTGAAATTTAGTAAAATTTCTTTGAATTCTAACGGTTTTTTTAATATATTATCCGTTTAGAAAATGACTTTTACCGATTGAGGACCTCATGGAACAGGAAACAACCGATCAACCGGTACGGGAAAAGGCTGACCCGAGAACAAACCTGCGCTCCCCCTTGATCGCCCTGCGCGTTCGCATGGACGATGGACAGAAGTCTTTTTTTGGCTACACCAAGAACATCAGCCGCAGCGGCATTTTTATTGGCACCGTCAATCCTCGGGAACCCGGCAGTCAATTCCGGGTGGAGATCCCCCTGCCTTCGCCCCTGAACCGGACGATCGAGTGCACCTGCGAAGTCGTTTGGAAGCGCCACTATACCAAAGGCGCCCCCTACGAGCCTGGCATGGGCCTCAAGTTTACCGATCTGCCGGACGACCTCGCCAACAACATCGCCGAGTGGGTCGACAGCCAGGAAGGATAGGCCCCTGCCCTTTGCCTCCCCCTGTTCTTCACTTCCGCAAGTAGCCTGACACCTGTCAAAGGTGCAGCTCGATCAGGTCGCCTTTGCCTGGTCAACCAATGGTCGCTTTGCCACCTTTCCCGCCTTCACCCGCAACCTGCAACTGGAGTTTTCCGTGAAAAAGTCGTCTTTGCTCTTTCTTCTGCTTCTGATCGCCTTTGGCGCCGGGGCTTTTTACTACTTTCGCGACACCACCGCCCCGACGGTGACCCTCTCACCCGACAGCGGCGCCATCGCACCCGTCCGCCCCCTGGAGCTGCGCCTTGAAGACACCGGCACCGGCATCAGGGACCTGACCGTCACCCTGCTCCAGCAGGGAGGGGCCACGCCCCTGATGAGTAAAAGTTTTCCCGCCGGCACGACCACGATCCGGGAGGATTTGAGTCTCGCCGCCGCCAACCTGTCGGAAGGGCCTTTCGATATCGTGATTACCGTCGGGGATCACGCGGTCTATCATTTCGGCAAGGGCAACCGGGCAGAGCAGAGTTTCTCTTTTTCCTTTGACCGGACTCCGCCCCTGGCCACCGTCATCAGCACCGGGCACAATTTCGTGCAGGGCGGCTCGGCCCTGGTCACCTTTCGGCTCGCCGAAGAGGTCAGCAAGGCCGGCATTGTCGTTGCCGATCGTTTCATACCTGCCCACCGCCAGAGTTCGGGATTCTATGCCTGCCTCGTGCCTTTTCCCAACGATCTGCCCGAAAAGGATTTTGTCCCTCGCATACAGGCTGTTGACCTGGCCGGGAACGAAGCGATGACCGGCATCTTTTACCGGGCCAAGGAACAGACCTTCCGTCAGCGACGGATCAACATCGACGACCGTTTTCTTCAGGCTAAAACCCCTGAGTTCAAAGCCCTGGTGCCCGAGGCCGGCACACCGGTGGACATTTTCCTGGCCGTCAACCGGGACCTGCGTCAGAGCAATCGGGAAAAACTTGTCGGGTTCGCCGGGCAGACCTCCGCCACCCCCTTGTGGGAAGGGGCTTTTCTGCGCCAGCCCCAGTCGGCGACCCTGGCCCTTTTTGGTGACCGCCGCAGCTACTATTACAACGACCAGAAGATTGACAGCCAGATTCACCTCGGCATCGACCTGGCCTCCGTGGTTCAGGCACCTGTCCATGCCGCCAACACGGGGCGGGTCGTCTTTGCGGGCTACCTGGGAATCTACGGCCAGTGCGTGATCATCGACCACGGGCTCGGCTTGCAGACCCTGTATGGCCATCTGAGCAAAATTGACGTGGCCGAGGCTGAAAACGTGAGCAAAAACCAGATTATCGGCAATACGGGTCTGACTGGCATGGCGGGAGGGGATCATCTGCACTTCGGCATTGTAGTTGCCGGCGTGCCGGTTAACCCGATCGAGTGGTGGGACGCTCAGTGGCTTAAGAACAACGTCGACTCACGCCTGTCGGCTCCCTGAGTCCAAGGGGTAACAGTCCACAACAAGGGCCTGGTCGCTGCAGCGATCAGGCCCTTTGTCTATTTAGCGGATATGTACGGGGGCGAAGCCCCCCCCCGGTGTGCGCATATTGGTCACCTGCCCCTGATAGAGGCGCGCCGCCACCCCAAGGACGTGGTCACGATAGGCATACAGGCGGAAATCCGTTTTCATGACTTCGTCGCCGCTGGCGGTGACGGACGGTTCCACCAGGCGTTGTACGAGGGTCTGCTCCGGCTCGAGCTGTTCAAAACGGCTGCGCGATATTTTGCGGCCCAGCAGTACCCCACGGCTACCGAAACGGTCGACCGGCTTGAAGACCCAGGCTTTGCGCTCCTGCCAGAGGCTTTCACGAGCCATGGCGCCCATCAGCCGACTCTCAGGTACCGTCTCCGCCAGCAGGTCGAGCTCCGCCGGAGAAACCCCGAGGGAGGCCATGACATCTCGATCCGTCCACAGCGCCAGGCGCCGTTTGTCAGCCAGCAGACCATAGACATGGGGGTTGGGAGAAAGGCAGAGCTTGCGGGCCAGATAGGCAGCGCGGAGGCCGGCCATGGGCTCGCTCTCCAGGTAGAAATCGCAATGCCGGTTGTAGATGAAGTCCACCGGCTCATCGCCATGAAAGACGCCCTCGGCGTCCGCCCGCAGTTCCTGCGGATCGGCAATCAGCGCCGGAATGCCCCAGCGCGTGAAAAGCTCACGGAACGCCAGCATCTCGGGATAGAGAAACTGCTCGGCCGGTTGCTCGTCGAGGATAGCGAGGCGCCGGGGCAGCAACTGCCGGCCCGCGCTGAAAGCCTCCATCTCGCGGAGGAAGGATTGGCGCAGCGGCTCTTCCAGTCGTCGTGGCAACGCCAGGGTTCCCGCCGCTTCCCCGGGGTGTTGGGCCCGGTGGGCGAGCAGCCCGCCGCCGGCATTGGTATTGACCTCGATGAGGCTGGGCACCTCACCGGTCACATGAAAGTCGAACCCCATCATCACCGCGTCGTGCCCCGGATCGAAACGGGCGACCTCGGGCAGCAAAGGGGAAAGATACTCTCGGTAACGCTGGTTGCGGCTCAGGGCGAAAAGGGTCCGCACCAGAGCGATCATGCGCTTAAGAGCAGGGCGCGGCAAGGTCACCGGCGCGGCGCTGACAGCTTCCTCAAAACCGCTCATTATTCCTCCGTACAGCCAGGGTTAAGCGGTCATCATGCCATACTCGCCGCCATTTGCAAACGAACCGAGCGGCCAGTCATTGACAAAGAAGACGTCTGACGTAAAATTCTTTTCATCTTTTGGCAACACGATCGTCAACTCTCCTGAAAGGGAAACGGCCCTCCATGAAATATAGCTGCCTGATTCTGATCGTCCTTATCCTGGGGCAGACCCCGGCCTTCGGCGCCAAGCAGATGGAAAACCTCGGCGCCATCACCCCGAAGACTCTCGATGATTTCCACAAGGTCATCGATAACCGCTGCGGGATCTGCCATAGCCGTGAACGCGTGGATGTGGCGATCCGTCAGCGCCAGTCTCTTGAAAAGCTGCAGCAGCAGATGATGGAGCGGGGGGCGATTCTCGACAACCGCGACAAGGAGGTTCTGGGCACCTTCTGGGGCCGACCCTTCGCGGGAGAAACCAAACCCTCCCCGCAACCCGGCCATTAGTCCATTCCGCCGACCCTTACCGCCAACTCACCAGCCTTACGGCCTCTTCCGACCGGACTTTCATGCACCAGATCAAAAATTGGCCCGCCGACGAGCGGCCACGGGAAAAGCTTCTGCACAAAGGGCCCGAAGCTCTCAGCGATGCCGAACTTCTCGCCCTCATCCTGCGCACCGGCGACGCTTCGAGCCGCTGCAGCGCCCTTGACCACGCCCGCCAGCTGCTGGCGCGTTTTTCCACATTACGCACCATGGCCCAGGCTTCGGTGACGGAGTTGTGTGAGCTCAAGGGGATCGGGCCGGCCAAGGCGGCGGAGCTCAAGGCCGTCTTCGAACTGGCCCGCCGCTTCGCCGCGGCGCCTTTGCAGCCGGGAGAAAAATTCAGCTGCGCCGAGGAGGTCTTTCAGCATTTTCACGAGCGGCTGCGGGACCGGAAGAAGGAGGTCTTTCTGACGGTGCTGCTTGACAGCAAGAACCGGGTCATTCGTGAAATACAGGTCTCGGAAGGGAGCCTCTCCGCCAGCATCGTCCACCCCCGCGAGGTCTTCGCCCCGGTGGTGCGGGAATCGGCGGCAGCCCTTCTGCTCGTGCACAACCACCCCTCCGGCGACCCTTCCCCGAGCCGGGAGGATCTCGAAATTACCAGCCGCCTCCGTAGCGCCGGCGAACTCATGGGGGTCAGGGTGCTCGATCACATCATCATCGGCAACGGCACCTATGTCAGCTTGGCCGACCGCGGCCTCATGTCCTGACCGACTTCGGCGTACTCGAAAAAACTCTTCCGCGGCAGCAGCACGTCCTGCTGCAACAAAAGATCGTTTATCTCGGCGGGCCCGTAATATTCGGCTTCCGCCGCGCGGCCGTGGGGCAGCAAAAAACCGAACTGGGGAACGAAGGTGTTGCGCTTGACCGAATGATCCAAAGTCAGTCCGGCGATGACCAGAATGTTGCGCTCGCCGCTGTCGAAAGAATCGGTCAGGTAGGAGGCCAGTCGATGAAACTGTCGCCAGGTGTTGATATCGGCAAGGCGGCGGTGGGGCCTTTCCGAGGTGACGATATCCGGCAGGAAATCGAAGACGGTTACCTCCAGCATCGCCTTGATATCATGACTCTGCGGATCGAGGGCACGGCTGAAGACAAAATACTCGGCGCCGAGGAGGCTGCCGATGGCTTGGGGCTCGGCACCCAGCTTCGCCAGCACCACTTCGTTTTTTTCCACAAAGGCCGGATGCAGGCGGTAAACCTTGCCGTGACTTGAATCCCGCAGGGCCTCGCCGTCCACCAGCCGGCGCAGATGCAGGACGATACGGGGCTCATCGCTCTGACTGTGCCGAAACAGATATTTGTAGGGGATCTCGACCTTGAGGCCGCCGACCCCGCGAAAGAGGCGAATGGAGGCGGCCGCCCGCCGGTAGATGACCAGATAGCCTTCCAGCAGGCGATAGAGAGCGCTGCAGCAAGGGGCGACCTCGCCGTGAATCCGTTCGACAAAGCCGATGCCGTCTTCCTCGCGGATGCCATGATGGCTGCCGCCCAGGATGACGAGATCCTGGCCATGATGAGAGGCTGGCACCAGACGCATTGGGTCGAGCAGCCCGCCGACGCGACCGAGGTTGAACACCGGACAATCGAAGACATAGCCAAACAGGGCCTTCTTGATCCCCTGGCTTTCATCGGAGCACTGCCACACGGCAGGTAAAATTTTGCTGAACCCTTTGCGGACGGAGAGGGCGTTCATCCGTCCGTAGAGTTCCATCAGTTCCATGGGGGCCTGGTGCAGAAATGGTTCGGCTGGGGGGGATATAGGCATGGCTCGTCTCCTTTTGCAAAAAAGAATAACACCGTTCTATCCCGGACGCCAGATCTAACCTCTCGACTAAGCGCTTGAATTGCTGACCAGGGTCATGATATTTTAACGAACGACTCACCTCACCAGGCCGGGGAAAACCATCCCGGCTTGTTTTTTTCCAGCAACCGCAAGACCTTGGATGAACCTGTGACCTCACCGACTTTGCCCGCCGCCAGAACCAGACCCGAGCTCTTGTCCCCCGCCGGCAGCCTGGAAGCTTTTTTTGCCGCCATGGAAGCGGGCGCGGACGCCGTCTATGCTGGCCTGCGCGATTTTTCCGCCCGTGCCAAGGCGCGCAATTTCAGCCTCGGCGACATGGAGAGGATGCTGGCCTACGCCCACGGACAGGGCCGCAAGGTCTATGTCACCCTCAACACCCTGGTCAAAGAGACGGAACTGCCGCAGCTTGTCGACACCCTGAGCGCCCTGGAGGCCATGGGCATCGACGCCGTCATCCTGCAGGATCTCGCCGTGTGGCGTCTGGCCCGCGAGCACTTTCCCGATCTGGAACTGCACTCCTCCACCCAGATGACGGTACACAACGTCGCCGGCGTCCGCATGCTCGAGCGCATGGGCTTTTCGCGGGCGGTGCTGGCCCGCGAGCTGAGCCTTGAGGAGATTGCCGGCATCCGCGCCCAGACCAGCATGGAACTGGAGCACTTCATCCATGGCGCCCTCTGCTTCTGCTTTTCAGGTCAGTGTTATTTCTCCTCCTACCTCGGCGGCAAGAGCGGCAACCGCGGGCGCTGCGCTCAGCCTTGCCGACGCCGCTACCGCTATCGCCAGCAGGACGGCTATTACTTTTCCACCAACGATCTCTCCGCCATCGATCTGTTGCCGGAACTCACCGACGCCGGCATCATCAGCCTGAAGATCGAGGGGCGCATGAAGAGCGCCGAATACGTCTCCAACGTGGTGTCCGCCTACCGCATGGCCCTGGACGCGGCCCCCGCCCAGCGGGCCGAAGCGGTGCGCCAGGCCAAAGAGCATCTCAAGGCCTCTTTCGGCCGCAACCCCACCAAGGGCTTTCTGCCTGGCGGCATCCCGCACGACATCGCCATTCCCTCGGTCAAGGGGGCAACGGGCCGCTTTCTCGGCGAAGTCAGCCAGGTCAGGGGGGGAACCATTTCCTTCAAGACCCGCGACCGTCTCCATATCGGCGACCGCCTGCGCGTCCAGCCGAAAACGGACAAGGCGGGAACAGCCTTCACCATCAAGGAGCTTTTTCAGGGACAGCGCCCCGTCAAGAAAGTGTCCGCCGGCGTCTTTGTCTCCGCTCCCTCCCCTTTTGAAAACACTTTCAAGGTGGGGGACGCCGTCTTCAAGGTTTCTTCCGAGCAGGCATTCACCCTGAGCGAAGCGGCCTGCCGCCGCAAACTGGAGCAGGCCCTCCCTGTTCCCGAAAGAATCGACCTGGAGGTCACTCTCGCCGAATGCCATCTGATCCTGCGGGCCAGGGTCGGGGATCTTGACTTTGAGAAGAGCTACGCCGTCGAAACCTTTGCCGCCGAAGAAAGTCCCCTCAGCCGCCAGACTCTGGAGACCGTTTTCGCCAAAAGCGGCCAGGAACCTTTCCTGCTGGGCGAACTTGCCACCGGCGAGCTGCCCCCGGTGATCATTCCGCCCAGTCAGCTCAAGCAGATCCGCCGCGATTTTTATCAGCAACTCTCGCAGACGCTGCGCCGCGAACGCCAGGCCCAGCAGAACCGGCGGCGGCAAGCCGCCCTTGCCGCCCTGCTACCGGCCAGCCAGCCTGCGCAGGAACGGCGCCAGTTCACTCTGGGTTTGCGGGACCCGCGGGACATCGGCTTGCTCCTCGACCCGGAGGTGGACCGTGTCATGCTGCCACTGACCCTGTCCCATGTGAACCAGCTACGCCTCGGCAAGGGACTGGCCGGCAAAGAAGACCGCATTATCTGGGATATCCCTTTTGTGCTGCTGGGGAATCAGTGGAACGACACACGCAAGGCTATCCGAATTCTGGTCAGCCGCGGCTTCAGCCATTTCAGCCTGGGCAATCTCGGGCATTTCCCTCTTTTTGACGGGTTCGACGGCCTGCATCTGCACACCAGCTACCGCCTCTTCAGCCTGAACAGCCAGGCCATCCTGGCCTGGCGTGAGCTGGGCGCCGAGGAAGTGTCCCTCTATATCGAGGACGACAGGGACAACCTGGCCCAACTGCTGGCGCGGGATACGGGGGTTCCGGCCGCCGCCACGGTCTATACCCGCGTCCCCCTCATCACGTCACGCATTCCGATCCGCTCGGTGCGGGCTGACCAGCCGGTGGTTTCCGACCGCGGCGATACCTACCGGGTTGACCAGCGCGGCGGCCTCACGGTCCTTGCCTCCAATGTTGATTTCTCGCTTCTCGGGCAGCTGGATGTTCTGCAGTCCCTGGGCTGCCATCGTTTTATCGTCGACCTCTCCCATCTGGGACCCCATTCCCCCGAAGGCAAAAAAGTGCTGCAGGTCCTCAAAAAGGGGGGTGAAGTGCCGGGAACCTCTTCCTTCAACTTCGAGCAGGGCCTGGAATAGGAGGCGCCGTCATGCCCGGCTCGTCTGAACATCTTCTCCTCGTCGAAAAGACCGCCGCCGAAGCGGAGGGGCTGGCGGATGCCCTTCGCACCCTGGCAAAACAGTACGGGCTCGACATCTATCAGGCCCGCCAGCGACTCCTCGGGGCGGGCAAGGCCCTGCTGACCCGAGGTGAGCATGAGCGCCTGACGGCCATGGCCGAGCGCCTGCGCCAGGTGGGGGTGGCCTGCTGGGTGGTGCAGCCGACACGCCCCACCTTTGCTCCGGCCCGGGTGCGTGAGATCCGCATCACGCCGGAGACCCTTTTTTTCACGACTGACAAGGGCACGACCCCACTGCCGAAGGGACAAGCCGTGCTGGCCGTGCTGGCCGACCTCAGCGGCACCCTGGCCAAACGCCACATCAAGAACCTGCTCGCCCAGAACGCCTACCGTGGCCAGGAGCACATCGTCCCACTCGATTCCCGCCAGCACTATCGCATCATCCTGCGGGCCCGCCCGGTGCTTGACATCTATCTACTGGATGGCGAAGGGCGGATCGCTGAAGCCCTGCGCTTCGTACCCGGGCGCTTCAACCCGCAAGGGCTGGGTGAGCTGGCAGGCCTGAGCGGGGCGGAAAACCTGCATCAGCTGATGCAGCTCCTGCGGCGCCAGGCCAGCGACTTCACATTGAACACCGAGTTCGGCCTGGCCCAGCTGCCCGGCTGTCAGCTCGACGAAACGAAACTCGGCGAAAAAGCGTCACCGGAAAATCTCAACCGTCTCACCCTCTTCGGCTGGCGCCTGGCCGATCTGCGCCGGGCCCAGGCCGAGCAGAACACCAGCGAACCCGGGCCGGAGGCAGGTATCGCCCCCCTGCTGGCTGCCGTCGCCTCTGCAACGAAGACGGACGAGGTCACCAACGAAACGGACCCGGCGACGGCACCCGACCCTGCATCCTGGCGGGGTCTGCCGCCCCCGCCGCCGGACCATCGCCAATCGCGGCGCTTTTTCACGCGGCCCATCGAGGTTTTTTTCATCATGGCGGCCCTCGGCGCCGGCTTCGCCCTGCTTATGGGGCAGAACAACCGGCTGCTGGGCGAATTGTTCCGCCAGGGGATGAAGACGGGCATGCTGCCGGCCCTCCTCTCTGCCATTCTGCTGGCGAGCGGCTTTCATTTCATCCGCCTCAAGCGCCTGCTTGAAAATACCCCCACCAGCCGAATCCGCTCCCTGGCCCTGGGGATGGTCGAGGTCCACGGCCGGGCCCGACGCCGTTATGCCCTGGTCTCCCCCATGACCCAGTCCCCCTGTGTCTATTACC
Protein-coding regions in this window:
- a CDS encoding PilZ domain-containing protein, whose protein sequence is MEQETTDQPVREKADPRTNLRSPLIALRVRMDDGQKSFFGYTKNISRSGIFIGTVNPREPGSQFRVEIPLPSPLNRTIECTCEVVWKRHYTKGAPYEPGMGLKFTDLPDDLANNIAEWVDSQEG
- a CDS encoding M23 family metallopeptidase translates to MQLDQVAFAWSTNGRFATFPAFTRNLQLEFSVKKSSLLFLLLLIAFGAGAFYYFRDTTAPTVTLSPDSGAIAPVRPLELRLEDTGTGIRDLTVTLLQQGGATPLMSKSFPAGTTTIREDLSLAAANLSEGPFDIVITVGDHAVYHFGKGNRAEQSFSFSFDRTPPLATVISTGHNFVQGGSALVTFRLAEEVSKAGIVVADRFIPAHRQSSGFYACLVPFPNDLPEKDFVPRIQAVDLAGNEAMTGIFYRAKEQTFRQRRINIDDRFLQAKTPEFKALVPEAGTPVDIFLAVNRDLRQSNREKLVGFAGQTSATPLWEGAFLRQPQSATLALFGDRRSYYYNDQKIDSQIHLGIDLASVVQAPVHAANTGRVVFAGYLGIYGQCVIIDHGLGLQTLYGHLSKIDVAEAENVSKNQIIGNTGLTGMAGGDHLHFGIVVAGVPVNPIEWWDAQWLKNNVDSRLSAP
- the radC gene encoding DNA repair protein RadC gives rise to the protein MHQIKNWPADERPREKLLHKGPEALSDAELLALILRTGDASSRCSALDHARQLLARFSTLRTMAQASVTELCELKGIGPAKAAELKAVFELARRFAAAPLQPGEKFSCAEEVFQHFHERLRDRKKEVFLTVLLDSKNRVIREIQVSEGSLSASIVHPREVFAPVVRESAAALLLVHNHPSGDPSPSREDLEITSRLRSAGELMGVRVLDHIIIGNGTYVSLADRGLMS
- the pcnB gene encoding polynucleotide adenylyltransferase PcnB yields the protein MTPQRHNMPFCPAEPVILPRSEHPISRKQIDENTLKVLYRLRGHGHKAYLVGGSVRDLLLGRKPKDFDIGTDATPNQVKKLFRNCFLVGRRFRLAHVRFGRDSLVEVATFRRLPREDELPENPEDHFFFAENVFGTPCEDAFRRDFTINALFYDIADFSIIDYVGGLEDLRAGRIRVIGSPSVRFTEDPVRMLRAIEFAARLGFSLDEQTREGIYERAPLIAEAAPARIREELMELFRHRVASDVLRQAQSLGLLSHLLAGFEADNDTFELLSLIDARTAAGQAIEEHLALAALYLSRFWRACPQGDGAPITEVVRIANLVLSPHCGYFHVAHGIRHLARELLVGCYRLARGRGKRGEQRLLRHPLTPQVLELFMLWTKVLGESQELGASWQRALLKAAEQEEPTTGEAPSRRRPRKRRKPRKAKPKSEA
- a CDS encoding glycosyltransferase family 2 protein, whose translation is MIPAGLARYLRSRGIDGPWELEGAVGRRFAGAVVIPALAEGDTLFDTLASLAAATPPPQPWLTIVVVNNSRQTAPHRQQVNSDDLARLRHSAGVFKGLPLAWVDAATAGRELADKDGVGMARKIGFDLALSRLDYEGAVPLLTSLDADTLVRSDYFLALHRHFRQTKTGAAVIPFCHQPAANAEAQGAIDHYELYLHHYALGLELASSPYAFWTIGSAMAFRAGDYARMGGMNRRQAGEDFYFLQQMAKTAGVARLRGTEVYPSSRASDRTPFGTGPTVGRLLAGEPEAVRFYHPDCFRLLARWLALAKTAPAAASADLLARARALSADLGDFLEARAFGLVWERLQRNHPREDAFLRAFHGWFDGLKTLQLIHFLSDRQYGRLQPREALPPLLVWAGLPPVEQTTAQLQALRRHAYGPTA
- the miaA gene encoding tRNA (adenosine(37)-N6)-dimethylallyltransferase MiaA → MPFNLIVILGPTASGKTRLGVEVARALGGEILSADSRQVYTGMDIGTGKDLQEYGEVPYHLIDLVPPGHEFNVFEFQRRFYQAFVDISERGALPILVGGTGLYLDAVLRGYRLVEVPENPVLRRQLAGFPTEALQQRLLALRPQQHNSTDLEDRDRLIRAIEIAEGELAAAAELPPPPDIRPLIFGVRWPREVLRQRITRRLRERLEQGLIEEVEGLRLAGVPFETLEFYGLEYRFVAQFLQGELRRNDMVQKLNSAIHQFAKRQETWFRRMERQGTAIHWVDGGETATAAILQRIGDAGV
- a CDS encoding U32 family peptidase, whose product is MFFSSNRKTLDEPVTSPTLPAARTRPELLSPAGSLEAFFAAMEAGADAVYAGLRDFSARAKARNFSLGDMERMLAYAHGQGRKVYVTLNTLVKETELPQLVDTLSALEAMGIDAVILQDLAVWRLAREHFPDLELHSSTQMTVHNVAGVRMLERMGFSRAVLARELSLEEIAGIRAQTSMELEHFIHGALCFCFSGQCYFSSYLGGKSGNRGRCAQPCRRRYRYRQQDGYYFSTNDLSAIDLLPELTDAGIISLKIEGRMKSAEYVSNVVSAYRMALDAAPAQRAEAVRQAKEHLKASFGRNPTKGFLPGGIPHDIAIPSVKGATGRFLGEVSQVRGGTISFKTRDRLHIGDRLRVQPKTDKAGTAFTIKELFQGQRPVKKVSAGVFVSAPSPFENTFKVGDAVFKVSSEQAFTLSEAACRRKLEQALPVPERIDLEVTLAECHLILRARVGDLDFEKSYAVETFAAEESPLSRQTLETVFAKSGQEPFLLGELATGELPPVIIPPSQLKQIRRDFYQQLSQTLRRERQAQQNRRRQAALAALLPASQPAQERRQFTLGLRDPRDIGLLLDPEVDRVMLPLTLSHVNQLRLGKGLAGKEDRIIWDIPFVLLGNQWNDTRKAIRILVSRGFSHFSLGNLGHFPLFDGFDGLHLHTSYRLFSLNSQAILAWRELGAEEVSLYIEDDRDNLAQLLARDTGVPAAATVYTRVPLITSRIPIRSVRADQPVVSDRGDTYRVDQRGGLTVLASNVDFSLLGQLDVLQSLGCHRFIVDLSHLGPHSPEGKKVLQVLKKGGEVPGTSSFNFEQGLE